The following are from one region of the Microbacterium sp. cx-55 genome:
- a CDS encoding 50S ribosomal protein L25/general stress protein Ctc, with amino-acid sequence MSEDTKVIGELRTQFGKGFARRLRAAGQIPAVLYGHGTEPVHVALPGHQMLLILRRANQVLELSIDGADHLALVKDVQKDPVRQIIEHIDLLVVKKGEKLSVDVPVVVIGEPAPGTIVNLDANTVSLEVEATNIPQNIEVDVEGLEDGTHITAADLKLPAGASLTVDPDTLIVAVSIPVSTLEAEEEIASADAEVAAEQSEADAE; translated from the coding sequence ATGTCGGAAGACACCAAGGTCATCGGCGAACTGCGCACGCAGTTCGGCAAGGGTTTCGCGCGTCGCCTCCGCGCTGCGGGCCAGATCCCCGCCGTTCTTTACGGTCACGGCACCGAGCCGGTGCACGTCGCGCTGCCGGGGCACCAGATGCTCCTCATCCTGCGTCGCGCCAACCAGGTTCTCGAGCTGTCGATCGACGGCGCCGACCACCTCGCGCTCGTCAAGGACGTGCAGAAGGACCCGGTGCGCCAGATCATCGAGCACATCGACCTCCTCGTCGTGAAGAAGGGCGAGAAGCTCTCCGTCGACGTCCCCGTCGTCGTCATCGGCGAGCCGGCCCCGGGCACCATCGTGAACCTCGATGCGAACACCGTGTCGCTCGAGGTCGAGGCGACCAACATCCCGCAGAACATCGAGGTCGACGTCGAGGGCCTCGAGGACGGCACGCACATCACCGCTGCCGACCTGAAGCTGCCGGCCGGCGCTTCGCTGACGGTCGACCCGGACACGCTCATCGTCGCCGTCTCGATCCCCGTCTCCACGCTCGAGGCCGAAGAAGAGATCGCTTCGGCTGACGCCGAGGTGGCGGCCGAGCAGTCCGAGGCCGACGCCGAGTAA
- a CDS encoding FadR/GntR family transcriptional regulator, protein MTHVQRKGSLHDSLVETLGTAIVHGTHPVGSRLVTSEVADAEGASRTAAREAVRVLESLGLVQVRRKSGIEVRPESEWNEYAPEVIAWRLSGAGRETQLGHLGALRGAVEPLAASLAAGRASEEERQTLVAAVMEMARTEHDADGAHYLAADVRFHRTMLRASGNPMLAALGDVVESVLVGRTRHALMPHDANPDAVRWHQDAAFAIVAGRSDDAAAALRRIVAEADAALRAESAEQASP, encoded by the coding sequence GTGACGCACGTGCAGCGCAAGGGTTCTCTCCACGACTCCCTGGTGGAGACGTTGGGGACGGCCATCGTGCACGGCACGCATCCGGTCGGGTCGCGGCTCGTCACGAGCGAGGTCGCCGACGCCGAGGGGGCGTCCCGCACGGCCGCCCGCGAAGCCGTGCGGGTGCTCGAGTCACTCGGACTCGTGCAGGTGCGCCGGAAGTCGGGCATCGAGGTGCGGCCCGAATCCGAGTGGAACGAGTACGCGCCCGAAGTGATCGCCTGGCGGCTGAGCGGTGCCGGGCGTGAGACGCAGCTCGGCCATCTCGGTGCGCTGCGCGGTGCGGTCGAGCCGCTGGCGGCGAGCCTTGCCGCCGGGCGCGCGAGCGAAGAGGAGCGGCAGACGCTCGTCGCCGCGGTGATGGAGATGGCCCGCACCGAGCACGACGCCGACGGCGCCCACTACCTCGCGGCCGACGTGCGCTTCCACCGCACGATGCTGCGCGCATCCGGCAACCCGATGCTCGCCGCGCTCGGCGACGTCGTCGAATCCGTGCTGGTCGGTCGCACACGTCACGCGCTCATGCCGCACGACGCGAACCCGGATGCGGTGCGCTGGCACCAGGATGCGGCCTTCGCGATCGTGGCCGGTCGCAGCGATGACGCGGCGGCGGCGCTGCGGCGCATCGTGGCGGAGGCGGATGCGGCGCTCCGTGCGGAGAGCGCGGAGCAGGCCTCGCCGTAG
- a CDS encoding GntP family permease, whose product MALTFPSLVPAIVPAVIPAATDAGAVADPARLITAALIGIALIIVLITWGKLHPFLALTVGALTTGLVAGMDTIQAVASFTGGVGSTMGGVGVLIALGAIYGKLLADSGGADRIVDTLVARATPRSLPWIMGLIGAIIGLPMFFEVGLVLLVPVIILVARRSGVALMKIAIPTLAGLSAMHGLVPPHPGPLAAIDALGANLGLTLAFGVIVAIPAVIIAGPLFATFAARWVDVPVPALFESAEDEGDQVRRRPSFGATLASILLPVALMLLKALADIIAPGSEAGWKVVLDFLGTPVIALLLAVIVGFIVLGRPAGFGRARLNSVVGGSLGPVAGILLIVGAGGGFKQVLVDTGIGEVIASFVSGSSVSVLVLAWLVAVVIRVATGSATVATITAAGILQPLTENLDAPMVSLLVLAIGAGSVFLSHVNDAGFWLIKEYFGLTIVQTLKSWTVLECLISVVGLIGVLAISVFV is encoded by the coding sequence ATGGCCCTCACCTTCCCCTCGCTCGTTCCCGCGATCGTCCCCGCGGTCATTCCCGCCGCGACGGATGCCGGCGCGGTTGCCGACCCGGCACGCCTCATCACCGCCGCACTCATCGGCATCGCGCTGATCATCGTGCTGATCACGTGGGGCAAACTGCATCCGTTCCTCGCGCTGACGGTGGGCGCCCTGACCACCGGGCTCGTCGCCGGCATGGACACCATTCAGGCCGTCGCGAGCTTCACGGGCGGCGTCGGCTCGACGATGGGCGGCGTCGGCGTACTCATCGCCCTCGGCGCGATCTACGGCAAACTGCTCGCCGACTCCGGCGGCGCCGACCGGATCGTCGACACCCTCGTCGCGCGGGCGACCCCGCGTTCCCTGCCGTGGATCATGGGCCTGATCGGCGCCATCATCGGCCTTCCGATGTTCTTCGAGGTCGGCCTCGTGCTGCTCGTGCCCGTCATCATCCTGGTCGCGCGCCGCTCGGGCGTCGCGCTCATGAAGATCGCGATCCCGACCCTCGCCGGCCTGTCGGCCATGCACGGTCTCGTCCCGCCGCACCCGGGCCCGCTCGCCGCCATCGACGCGCTCGGCGCGAACCTCGGTCTGACGCTCGCCTTCGGCGTGATCGTGGCCATCCCGGCCGTCATCATCGCCGGCCCGCTGTTCGCGACCTTCGCCGCCCGCTGGGTGGATGTTCCCGTGCCGGCCCTCTTCGAGTCCGCCGAAGACGAGGGCGACCAGGTTCGCCGCCGTCCCTCGTTCGGGGCCACGCTCGCCAGCATCCTGCTTCCCGTCGCGCTCATGCTGCTGAAGGCGCTCGCCGACATCATCGCGCCCGGATCGGAGGCGGGCTGGAAGGTCGTCCTCGACTTCCTCGGCACGCCCGTCATCGCGCTGCTGCTCGCCGTGATCGTCGGATTCATCGTGCTGGGCCGGCCCGCCGGCTTCGGCCGCGCCCGGCTGAACTCCGTCGTCGGCGGATCGCTCGGACCCGTCGCCGGCATCCTCCTCATCGTCGGCGCGGGCGGAGGCTTCAAGCAGGTCCTCGTCGACACCGGCATCGGAGAGGTCATCGCCTCGTTCGTCTCCGGTTCGTCCGTTTCGGTGCTCGTGCTCGCCTGGCTGGTCGCGGTCGTCATCCGCGTCGCCACCGGTTCCGCGACGGTCGCCACGATCACCGCGGCGGGCATCCTGCAACCCCTGACCGAGAACCTCGACGCACCGATGGTGTCGCTCCTCGTGCTGGCGATCGGCGCCGGCTCCGTCTTCCTCTCGCACGTGAACGACGCCGGATTCTGGCTCATCAAGGAGTACTTCGGCCTGACCATCGTGCAGACGCTGAAGTCCTGGACCGTGCTGGAATGTCTCATCTCGGTCGTCGGGCTCATCGGAGTCCTCGCGATCAGTGTCTTCGTCTGA
- a CDS encoding gluconokinase — MSPLAPPVLVIMGVAGTGKSTVAGLLAGRLGWAFLEGDDQHPPENVAKMAAGHPLVDDDRWPWLERIAAWIDKRQAAGEPGIVTCSALRRSYRDVMRREGVVFVHLTGDREIVFDRLTRRQGHFMPPALFDSQWQTLEPLEPDEDGLVIDVAQTPEQQAAEVTGRLRLSADA, encoded by the coding sequence ATGTCACCTCTCGCTCCCCCCGTGCTCGTCATCATGGGCGTCGCCGGCACCGGGAAATCGACCGTCGCCGGACTCCTCGCCGGGCGCCTCGGCTGGGCGTTCCTGGAGGGCGACGACCAGCATCCGCCCGAGAACGTCGCGAAGATGGCCGCCGGTCACCCCCTCGTCGACGACGACCGCTGGCCCTGGCTGGAACGCATCGCGGCTTGGATCGACAAGCGCCAGGCCGCCGGCGAACCCGGCATCGTCACCTGCTCGGCGCTCCGCCGGAGCTACCGCGATGTGATGCGCCGAGAGGGGGTCGTCTTCGTCCACCTCACGGGTGACCGCGAGATCGTCTTCGACCGCCTTACCCGTCGGCAGGGCCACTTCATGCCGCCCGCGCTGTTCGATTCGCAGTGGCAGACGCTCGAACCGCTCGAGCCCGACGAGGACGGCCTCGTCATCGACGTCGCCCAGACGCCGGAGCAGCAGGCAGCGGAGGTCACCGGGCGCCTGCGCCTGTCTGCAGACGCATGA
- the gndA gene encoding NADP-dependent phosphogluconate dehydrogenase — protein MPAEGTANIGVVGLAVMGSNLARNLASREGNTVAVYNRSHDKTEHLVTEHPEAGFVPTATYDEFAAALQRPRTAIIMVKAGGPTDAVIDELVRVFEPGDIIVDGGNALFTDTIRREKAVRATGINFVGMGVSGGEEGALLGPSLMPGGSDESWTTLGPILRSIAAVAEGEPCVTHVGHDGAGHFVKMVHNGIEYADMQLIAEAYDLIRRGTGKTPSEIADVFAEWNRGDLESYLIEITAEVLRQVDAATGRPLVDVIVDQAGAKGTGGWTVQTAIDLGVPVSGIAEAVFARSLSSHPEQRATTGALPGPTEGFTVDDPDAFIEKVRLALYASKIVAYSQGFDEIRAGAAKYNWNIDLGAIASIWRGGCIIRARFLNRITDAYAETPDLPVLLTAPFFVDVFAPAQDAWRDVVATAAAAGIPSPAFSSSLAYYDGLRAERLPAALIQGQRDFFGAHTYKRVDKDGTFHTLWSGDRTEIEAEDTH, from the coding sequence GTGCCCGCTGAAGGAACCGCGAATATCGGAGTCGTCGGACTCGCCGTCATGGGGTCCAACCTGGCCCGCAACCTCGCCTCGCGCGAGGGGAACACGGTCGCGGTCTACAACCGCAGCCACGACAAGACCGAGCACCTCGTCACCGAGCACCCCGAGGCCGGCTTCGTGCCCACCGCGACGTACGACGAGTTCGCCGCGGCCCTGCAGCGCCCGCGCACCGCGATCATCATGGTCAAGGCCGGCGGCCCGACCGACGCCGTGATCGACGAGCTCGTGCGCGTGTTCGAGCCGGGCGACATCATCGTCGACGGCGGGAACGCGCTGTTCACCGACACCATCCGTCGCGAGAAGGCCGTGCGCGCCACGGGCATCAACTTCGTGGGCATGGGCGTCTCCGGCGGCGAAGAGGGCGCCCTCCTCGGCCCCTCCCTGATGCCCGGCGGCTCCGACGAGTCCTGGACCACCCTCGGCCCGATCCTGCGCTCGATCGCCGCGGTCGCCGAGGGTGAGCCGTGCGTCACGCACGTCGGCCACGACGGCGCCGGACACTTCGTGAAGATGGTGCACAACGGCATCGAGTACGCCGACATGCAGCTCATCGCCGAGGCCTACGACCTCATCCGTCGCGGCACCGGCAAGACCCCGAGCGAGATCGCCGATGTCTTCGCCGAGTGGAACCGCGGCGACCTCGAGTCCTACCTGATCGAGATCACGGCAGAGGTGCTCCGCCAGGTGGATGCGGCGACCGGACGCCCTCTCGTCGACGTCATCGTCGACCAGGCGGGTGCGAAGGGCACCGGCGGCTGGACCGTGCAGACCGCGATCGACCTAGGCGTTCCCGTCTCGGGCATCGCCGAGGCCGTCTTCGCCCGTTCGCTCTCGAGCCACCCCGAGCAGCGCGCGACGACCGGAGCGCTCCCCGGCCCGACCGAAGGCTTCACGGTCGATGACCCCGACGCCTTCATTGAGAAGGTGCGCCTCGCGCTCTACGCCTCCAAGATCGTGGCGTACTCGCAGGGCTTCGACGAGATCCGCGCGGGTGCGGCGAAGTACAACTGGAACATCGACCTCGGCGCGATCGCATCGATCTGGCGCGGCGGATGCATCATCCGCGCCCGCTTCCTGAACCGCATCACCGATGCCTACGCCGAGACGCCCGACCTGCCGGTGCTGCTGACCGCGCCGTTCTTCGTCGACGTGTTCGCTCCGGCCCAGGACGCCTGGCGCGATGTCGTCGCCACGGCCGCGGCCGCCGGCATCCCGAGCCCGGCGTTCTCGTCGTCGCTCGCGTACTACGACGGGCTGCGCGCCGAGCGTCTGCCGGCTGCCCTGATCCAGGGCCAGCGCGACTTCTTCGGAGCACACACCTACAAGCGCGTCGACAAGGACGGCACCTTCCACACGCTGTGGTCGGGCGACCGCACCGAGATCGAAGCCGAAGACACGCACTGA
- a CDS encoding ABC transporter ATP-binding protein — protein sequence MTIIQTPPEGADTLTVPAYRIAGVTKTYQQKGRIVKALTGVDIEIAQGEFVTIQGPTGGGKSTFLQLLGALDRPTAGSVVLAGTDIATASNAELGRLRAHEIGFVFQGFNLIPTLTAAENVDMGLEPLALAKADRAERVRQALAHVGLAERGDHRPGELSGGQQQRVAIARAIAKRPKVLLADEPTGNLDESMRDEILELLQGLNAEGLTLIVVTHDTAVARRATRRLRLDKGAVVDITR from the coding sequence ATGACCATCATCCAGACGCCCCCGGAGGGCGCCGACACCCTAACCGTCCCGGCGTACCGCATCGCCGGGGTCACCAAGACCTACCAGCAGAAGGGCCGCATCGTGAAGGCGCTGACGGGCGTCGACATCGAGATCGCGCAGGGCGAGTTCGTGACGATTCAGGGCCCGACCGGCGGCGGCAAGTCCACGTTCCTGCAGCTGCTGGGCGCTCTGGACCGACCGACCGCCGGCTCGGTCGTGCTCGCGGGCACCGATATCGCGACCGCCTCGAACGCCGAGCTCGGCCGGTTGCGGGCGCACGAGATCGGATTCGTGTTCCAGGGATTCAACCTGATCCCGACGCTCACGGCGGCCGAGAACGTCGACATGGGTCTCGAGCCGCTCGCTCTCGCGAAGGCGGACCGAGCCGAGCGGGTCCGTCAGGCGCTCGCGCACGTCGGGCTCGCCGAGCGAGGCGACCACCGGCCGGGGGAGCTGTCGGGCGGACAGCAGCAGCGGGTCGCGATCGCCCGGGCCATCGCGAAGCGGCCGAAGGTGCTGCTCGCCGACGAACCGACGGGCAACCTCGACGAGAGCATGCGCGACGAGATCCTGGAGCTGCTCCAGGGCCTCAACGCCGAGGGGCTCACGCTGATCGTCGTCACGCACGACACCGCGGTGGCGCGCCGCGCGACCCGCCGCCTTCGCCTCGACAAGGGCGCGGTGGTGGATATCACCCGGTAG
- a CDS encoding ABC transporter permease, with the protein MYATYLRRELAGRKKQTIIVAAGLAIAIALVIIVNSLAAGVRDAQTQALQSVYGVGTDLTVTGAQAEPGSGSAGGRFEFGQDGGETSDDGTTSLSQSRLMTDPMRSTLDASSVDTVASTDGVAGASGALSLTNTTFNGELPEAPTGTDDSTAEGGTDGQAPPSGGGGGGFGGGSFDVDSFTVLGIEPGDTEVGPLSSVELTEGRLLDADDESANVAVIDATYAASNDLAIDGTIDVGGTQMQIVGIVASTSSEADTAANVYIPLSVAQSIAGVGDVVSTVYVQAESADAILSVQSAVQEELPDATVSSQSDLAATVSGSLSSASSLISSLGTWLSILVLAVAVALAVLFTISGVSRRTREFGTLKAIGWSNGRVVGQVAGESMVQGLIGGIGGLVIGLAGVAAINLISPTISTASAADTTAGAGGMRGGMPGALSTAAETTTDIVLSAPVSIGIVLAAVGLAIAGGLVAGAFGGWRAARLSPAEALRSVG; encoded by the coding sequence ATGTACGCCACCTATCTACGCCGGGAACTCGCCGGCCGCAAGAAGCAGACCATCATCGTGGCCGCGGGGTTGGCGATCGCCATCGCCCTGGTCATCATCGTGAATTCGCTGGCCGCCGGAGTGCGCGATGCGCAGACGCAGGCGTTGCAGTCCGTGTACGGCGTCGGCACCGACCTGACCGTGACGGGAGCGCAGGCCGAGCCCGGCAGCGGCTCCGCGGGCGGCCGATTCGAGTTCGGCCAGGACGGCGGTGAGACGAGCGACGACGGCACGACCTCGCTCAGTCAGTCGCGGCTGATGACCGACCCGATGCGCTCGACGCTCGACGCCTCCAGCGTCGACACGGTCGCCAGCACCGACGGCGTCGCGGGGGCTTCCGGTGCGCTCAGCCTCACGAACACGACCTTCAACGGCGAGCTGCCGGAGGCGCCGACCGGCACCGACGACAGCACCGCCGAGGGCGGCACAGACGGCCAGGCGCCGCCGAGCGGCGGGGGCGGGGGCGGCTTCGGCGGTGGCTCCTTCGACGTCGATTCGTTCACGGTGCTCGGAATCGAACCGGGCGACACCGAGGTCGGCCCGCTGTCGTCGGTCGAACTGACCGAGGGGCGTCTGCTGGACGCCGATGACGAGAGCGCGAATGTCGCCGTGATCGACGCGACCTACGCCGCCAGCAACGATCTCGCGATCGACGGCACGATCGATGTCGGCGGAACGCAGATGCAGATCGTCGGAATCGTCGCGTCCACCTCGAGCGAGGCCGACACGGCGGCGAACGTCTACATCCCGCTGAGCGTCGCGCAGAGCATCGCGGGCGTCGGCGACGTCGTGTCGACGGTCTACGTGCAGGCGGAATCCGCCGACGCCATCTTGAGCGTCCAGAGCGCCGTGCAGGAAGAGCTTCCGGATGCGACGGTCAGCTCGCAGTCCGACCTCGCCGCCACCGTCTCGGGTTCGCTGTCGAGCGCGTCCTCGCTGATCTCGAGCCTCGGCACCTGGCTGTCGATCCTGGTCCTCGCTGTCGCCGTGGCCCTGGCGGTGCTCTTCACCATCTCGGGCGTCTCTCGCCGTACCCGTGAGTTCGGCACCCTGAAGGCGATCGGCTGGTCGAACGGCCGCGTCGTCGGCCAGGTGGCCGGAGAATCGATGGTGCAGGGACTGATCGGCGGAATCGGCGGTCTCGTCATCGGGCTTGCCGGTGTGGCCGCGATCAACCTCATCTCGCCGACCATCTCGACCGCATCCGCCGCCGACACGACGGCCGGCGCGGGCGGTATGCGCGGCGGTATGCCCGGTGCGCTCTCGACCGCGGCCGAGACGACCACCGACATCGTGCTCAGCGCGCCCGTGTCGATCGGCATCGTGCTGGCGGCCGTCGGCCTGGCCATCGCGGGCGGCCTCGTCGCCGGCGCGTTCGGCGGATGGCGGGCAGCCCGGCTGAGCCCCGCCGAGGCGCTTCGCTCAGTCGGCTGA
- a CDS encoding response regulator transcription factor: MTTIAPATALHRADGTPPRLLVVDDEQMLTDLLSMALRMEGWDVKTAASGLQALQVAREFDPDAMVLDIMMPDLDGMAVLQRLRQSGNDVPVLFLTAKDAVSDRVAGLTAGGDDYVTKPFSLEEVVARLRGLMRRAGTAQASDSEPILRVGDLSLNEDSHEVERAGVEIELTATEFELLRYLMRNQRRVVSKAQILDRVWNYDFGGRSSVVELYISYLRKKIDQGRDPLIHTVRGVGYMIKAAL, from the coding sequence ATGACCACGATCGCTCCCGCCACCGCTCTGCACCGCGCCGATGGAACTCCCCCTCGGCTGCTCGTCGTCGACGACGAGCAGATGCTCACCGATCTGCTCTCGATGGCGCTGCGGATGGAAGGCTGGGACGTCAAGACGGCCGCATCCGGTCTCCAGGCGCTCCAGGTGGCACGCGAGTTCGACCCGGATGCCATGGTGCTCGACATCATGATGCCCGACCTCGACGGCATGGCCGTGCTGCAGCGCCTGCGCCAGTCGGGCAACGACGTGCCGGTCCTCTTCCTCACCGCGAAGGATGCGGTCTCCGATCGCGTCGCCGGACTCACCGCCGGAGGCGACGACTACGTCACCAAGCCCTTCAGCCTCGAAGAGGTCGTGGCGCGTCTGCGGGGTCTGATGCGCCGCGCGGGCACGGCCCAGGCGAGCGATTCCGAGCCCATCCTCCGCGTCGGCGACCTGAGCCTCAACGAAGACAGCCACGAGGTCGAACGCGCCGGCGTCGAGATCGAGCTGACCGCGACCGAGTTCGAGCTGCTGCGCTACCTCATGCGCAACCAGCGCCGGGTCGTGTCCAAGGCGCAGATCCTCGATCGGGTCTGGAACTACGACTTCGGCGGCCGGTCCAGCGTCGTCGAGCTCTACATCTCGTACCTCCGCAAGAAGATCGACCAGGGCCGCGATCCCCTCATCCACACCGTCCGTGGCGTCGGATACATGATCAAAGCGGCCTTGTGA
- a CDS encoding sensor histidine kinase gives MSADSAPDGNHPNDLDDRADGGATRRFRRMTLQARLMIAVIGMVAIILGAVALGTGTILTSILQANLDTQVQDAADLRGYPTDTAADILNKGRQVPGTLLIYGSSLSGISGAYVDTDSVEVLTSDQISGLLSAVDPTTDRQTVTVDGLGEYRVHKQMGTGGSFVLLGLPTSEVTATLGQILLTVGLVTTGGLVLLGVVLAIIIRRSLRPLRAVATTAERVAAQPLAEGEVTIAERVPASESDERTEIGRVGAALNTLLDHVGASLDARQRNEERMRRFVADASHELRTPLASIRGYSELSLRDPSLSENSASALERIQAQSLRMTALVEDLLLLARLEEGQELVHGAVDLSRVVIEAVGDAQAAGRDHVWEIDLGEEPVILAGDESRLTQVIANLLANARTHTPAGTRVTVGLAQEGSEAVLRVHDDGPGVDPAVADELFERFSRADRSRARKTGGTGLGLSIVRAIVEAHRGEITVDSVPGDTTFTVRLPAKPADPAPAA, from the coding sequence GTGAGCGCGGATTCCGCGCCCGACGGGAACCACCCGAACGACCTCGATGACCGCGCCGACGGGGGCGCGACGCGACGCTTCCGACGGATGACGCTGCAGGCGCGACTGATGATCGCCGTGATCGGGATGGTCGCGATCATCCTGGGCGCCGTGGCCCTCGGCACCGGAACGATCCTGACGTCGATCCTGCAGGCGAACCTCGACACTCAGGTGCAGGATGCGGCGGATCTTCGCGGCTATCCGACCGATACGGCCGCCGACATCCTGAACAAGGGTCGGCAGGTGCCCGGCACGCTTCTCATCTACGGTTCGTCGCTCAGCGGAATCTCCGGAGCGTACGTCGACACCGACTCGGTCGAGGTGCTCACGTCCGACCAGATCAGCGGACTGCTGAGCGCCGTCGACCCGACGACCGACCGGCAGACGGTCACTGTGGACGGCCTCGGCGAGTATCGCGTCCACAAGCAGATGGGCACGGGCGGTTCGTTCGTCCTGCTCGGGTTGCCGACATCCGAGGTCACCGCGACCCTCGGGCAGATCCTGCTCACGGTCGGGCTCGTGACGACGGGCGGCCTCGTGCTCCTCGGGGTCGTGCTCGCCATCATCATCCGCCGCAGCCTCCGCCCGCTCCGGGCCGTCGCGACGACCGCCGAACGCGTCGCCGCCCAGCCGCTCGCCGAGGGCGAGGTGACGATCGCCGAGCGCGTGCCCGCATCCGAATCCGACGAACGCACCGAGATCGGACGCGTCGGCGCGGCACTGAACACCCTGCTCGACCACGTGGGAGCATCGCTCGACGCGCGTCAGCGCAACGAGGAGCGGATGCGGCGCTTCGTCGCCGACGCCAGCCACGAGCTGCGCACACCGCTCGCATCGATCCGCGGGTACTCGGAGCTGTCGCTGCGCGACCCCTCGCTGAGCGAGAACTCCGCATCCGCCCTCGAACGCATCCAGGCGCAGTCGCTGCGGATGACCGCGCTCGTCGAGGATCTGCTGCTCCTCGCGCGGCTCGAGGAGGGACAGGAGCTCGTGCACGGGGCGGTCGATCTCTCCCGCGTCGTCATCGAGGCGGTCGGAGACGCGCAGGCCGCCGGACGCGACCACGTATGGGAGATCGACCTCGGAGAGGAGCCCGTGATCCTGGCGGGCGACGAGTCCCGACTCACCCAGGTGATCGCGAACCTGCTCGCCAACGCGCGCACCCACACGCCGGCGGGCACACGGGTGACCGTCGGGCTCGCGCAGGAGGGCTCCGAGGCAGTGCTGCGCGTGCACGACGACGGCCCCGGCGTCGACCCGGCCGTGGCCGACGAGCTGTTCGAGCGCTTCTCGCGCGCCGACCGGTCGCGCGCACGGAAGACCGGCGGCACCGGCCTCGGGCTCTCGATCGTCCGCGCCATCGTCGAAGCGCACCGCGGCGAGATCACGGTCGATTCGGTGCCCGGCGACACGACGTTCACCGTGCGGCTGCCCGCGAAACCAGCCGATCCCGCTCCCGCCGCCTGA